The Candidatus Micrarchaeia archaeon sequence GAATTAGGGTATAAACAAGGAGCATATATTACAAATTCTGAAGGTGTTATTTTAGGTTCTTTGATATTTCAAAAACATAAACAAGATTCTTCAATATTAGAACTTAAAAATTTAAGAGTTCATCCAGTATTTGAAGGAAATAAAATAGGAACAAAATTAATACAAACAGTTGAAGAATTTGCAAAAGAACAAGGATTCAAAAGAATTCAAGGAGATGCGCATTCTAGTAATCCAGTTATAGATTTTATGATAAAAAT is a genomic window containing:
- a CDS encoding GNAT family N-acetyltransferase; this encodes MDLISNEKIITTIQESPITPKVELIINTNSKILKPVILSDPELIQTLYTFIKRFPLDYPDYELWLEKCKRELELGYKQGAYITNSEGVILGSLIFQKHKQDSSILELKNLRVHPVFEGNKIGTKLIQTVEEFAKEQGFKRIQGDAHSSNPVIDFMIK